The DNA window tttattcttatctatCACATGCAAAGACGTCGATATACCAAACGATTAGAACACAAAAAGCTTTACACTTTTTCAATACTTTATTAAATTCACATTACGTTCAATAACAGTGCGATAaatcttatttatcttttgatatcgataaacagctgtttctccttttatcttttttttcttttttttgttatacatttttaaaacatatgtgtatatatatatatatatatatatatatatacacatatataatagcAATTTGCGACGAAATCTTTACGTTGACTAGTAGTTACGAAACACACCTTCGTGATCATTGATTTCAAACGATCAGGCACTATATGATAGGCATGTAGATTACACTGCATATTCTATGACATCTCCCAATATCAAGACGCAGtgtttaatatacatattatacaatattcgaatgatatatatgtatatatatatttatttatgtgtatgtgtatgtgtgtgtgtatgtaggaaatatattatatatgtatatacgtatattaaaaGAGATCAGGCCGTCTGATGACGATACTTTGTTATACactcgataaaataattaacaataaagaaaaaaaatttataaattaatctgACATGGtaacatatataatgtataaccACTATATCGTTCGAACATTCATacgtatagataatatataatatagatgtaaTAGACAAAAAACGATTACTAATCaatctaataattaatttaatttgattaaaattctCCATAAATTGATGCCGCTAACAAGAATTTCTGattcattatcatatatatataatatatatatatatataataggatCTATAAAATGTAGATCCTTTTTGCATTCTTAAATTAATTCGCTATTAAAATTGTTCGTcggtaaaatataaaactaaatattcaatatattagattttatttttttgcttttaagtATATCCAGAgagttctctcttttgttatatatattaaatatatatatatatatgcatacatacgtatatatacatatataatctcAATGACTTAGTTCCCAATAAATTTCGATtagaattgaaatatttcaatgacgataatacaatataattaatagtaaCATGAGTCTTATACAataatctttaaatatttaagcGTGATATTAGTCTTTTTTGTCCCTGATTCCTTCGCTATACATTTTACGTCCTTGAAGTTCCATCATTACTTTAGCTGCAGGATCTTGATCTAAGACagatttattttctcgtatattttcttctacAGTTGGTATTGGACCAACACCCCATACTTCGCAATGCTTGAttctaaaattttctttaccacttaattgcaaataattttgaaatgttGAGCATGATATACTTGATTTACCGGTTCCATACTCAGAATCTAACCATAATCCTGGATAATTTAATTGTCCACCCATAAGCAAACCATTAGGCATAGTTTGTTGGTAAAGATTCAAGtattgataatgattattGTAACCTGTtgaagaaaatgttaaaatatctGGCTCGAGTTTGAATAAGAAGCAGCCTTGATTTCCTATAAAAGTTGGTCCCAATCTCCAACTATCTGGTGCAAAACCACCAAAGACATGATCATCGGTatcttgtaatataataattgttgcaCCTTGCATAGTTATTCTTCCTAGCATGGTGGTAAATGATTCTCCATGTACTTgactcgaaaataaaaatctccaTTCTTTACGGAGTTCATGAGGTAAACTCAGATTTAGGAACAAAACGTCGCCAAGCCCCAAAATACTTGGAAAATGAGGAATATTTTCCAAACCTTTACAAATAGGTAAAAgatttaaatcattaatacGTGCACTAGTATTCTTATCTCCTTTCTTCTGAGAAACTAGAAAAAGGCACTGAAAAACGTGTGATTGAATAGTTTTAAacgtagcagcagcagcaaacCAATTTTCTACTTGATCGATCGTCAACACATCAccatatttaacaatatcttCGCACAGACTTCGCGAACGCATATTTATACGTCTATTATTCACAGTACAACCAATATTACTCCATGAAAGATAATGCGAATTAGCAGCATTTTTTTGCAGCcttaaataagaattaatagTGGCTTGAATATATTGCAGAAACGTGGCAGTAGGTATTTCAAATTTCTGTTCCTCTTCGGAAAATCCTTCAAATATCAAATCAGTACGTTCTGCTGCGCTTCCACGTACCGCAAAAACATATAAACGACCAAAATTTTCTCCATTTATGGCGGAGACCTTTTTGCCAGGTTCATGGCAAAGAAATTTTACGACAAATTGCAAAAGCACGTCATCCAAGTGCATCGACCAgtgtttaaaaatatcttcacGTTTTATAGAACCCGAACTTCTGGacattgatttaaaaatattgtccACTAATGTTAATTCGTCTGCAGATAGAATATTTGCAGATGAAGCAGAACGGCTTGATCCATGACCCatctaaaaattaatgatataaaatacattaatattccCTATTTTGTCAGTcaaaactttttcattttacattaatataaacatatatataaagcttttgtttagtattaaaattttaaataaaatctataaaaagtaatatataaaagaaaaaaaaaaaaacaaaaaacaaaaagagtcgtaaaaaaataattaaacaaagcTTTACATAATTTACGCgccttttttcaaattaattctcCCTGTCGAAAAATGGCAATATTCAGAgcatagaaaagaaatgatgatACTATTTGTCAAATGTttgatcaattttaataaaccACCATACATCCTAGCATAAAATTTGGATGCTTGTATATTCACGAAGCAAATCATTCTCGTAAATATGAGAACATCGTAAAATCATTTGAGTGGAAAatcaacaatattattttcaattcgtCGAACGAGCGACGATCTTCTTTTCATGACTATCGAAACATATGAAAAGTGACGTAGATTTCGTCGGATAAAAACCGATTGatttccaaagaaaaaaaataaaagaaaaaagaaaaagaagacaaatatcaagcaaataatcaaataaatacgAACCTTCCAAACGTACGTAATCTTCTATACGACGAGCCATAAAATCTTTCCTCTGCACTTTTCCAGCCAACGCGAGTCAGAGATATaaaggagaaacaaaaagaaaaaaagaaaattataaagtacAATAAAATACGCAAAGAGCTTCCGAAATTAATGATTTGAGCTTTCagttattcaattaaaatccAATCTTGTcatattttcgatttataaTTCGCTTATACCTTTTTAACAATGATTTACGTCGACGTCTCGAAGTAATAAAACTAAGGAgaacgaatatttattttgaggTTAAGACGTCGACTCCGAGACCTGTGCCGCTAGTTATGTTCCTATCGACTAACGTCACAGCGCATGCGTCGACGTAACACCATTGGGCCTAAGACCAACATAagatcttatttaatttttttgttttatttctcgcACTTGTGTTTCGCGCAATATCCCATTTATGTAAACATTCAAACTAAAAGTTACGAACGAAAAACGAGACATCTgtgttcttcttgttctttttttttcaatcctcTCACGAAGAAAAGTTTTATCGGATGCCATTTATTTTACGAACGATTACTCTCTATCGgagaattattttcctttagtTAACCCCATTGACACTCAacatttacaatttcttttttctttctttctctctttctttctttttttttcaaatgtcaTTTTAACGATGCGTCAAATTAAAGAAAGTACACGCATGTAAAAAACATTCCATATCGTTCTTTAACATCATTCTAACAGCTATGCTGCTAAATGTTTGCAAGGTTatgtaatacttttttttacgcGGGAAAGACAAAGtaacattagaaaaaaaaaaaagaaaaagaaaaaaagacaaaacggGATCAAACCGATTTTATTCTTGCCGTAATTGATCGTAAAAACGTTTACAAAGGAAATTAGTGGCGTCGTTATAAGATCGATTATGCGTACATATAAAGAACTTActtttacaatatttcatcgataatgatggtggtgatgtAAAATAGAGCGGAATAAATCAATTGCGTAAATTCTTCTTTCACTGttcaaattgatataaaacatttaaattacttatttatttgtaaagtagaagaaagaaaaaataatacaaaaaaagattaacGCCGTTCGATCGATAGTTTTActttcgattatttatatgtatatacatatatacatatatatagatatatataaaagtataaagaaatcgataattattattttgtgcaGCTGATCTTTCGAAAGGTGGCCGACGTGCGTCGTGAAAAGGAACTCGCCGAAAGACGAAAAAACGAGCCACAGTTGGATCAAGCTCAGGATCATTTAGTTCGGAAAATTTTCTCAAGGTAAGAACAATGTTAAAATGGAATAAGAACATCCTATTATTTAttctagaaaaatatatttccctACGATTGTCGTGTTTGTATCAGGGCAGACGACGTCCTcgttatttcgaataaaattggCGCGAGAATTCGATTGTTAAAATTAGACGGAATCAGGGTATTCGtatgcaaaaatattttaggCTAAAAATTCTAAGAACACGCAAATCCAATTCTCTCGTTTTGTTACGTATAAATCCGATTtcagtatacatatatatatatatatatatatatatatatattatatatatatacatatatgcatataaataagGTTTCTCATACTAAACGTACGTGCTTTGAATACAACGTGATTTGTTGCGACGATGATACTCGAACTACTTTGAACTTTCACGATCAAATTCATATGTCGAATATCTTCGACGTTTCTTGCATTTAAATcgaaatttccttttattcttcttttttttttttgaggttATTTTTTACAGGTCTTCACGAAAGCAACATGAGTATTGATAACAGGAATAATGAATaaggaaatataattaaaatatatgagaaTATAATCATCGTATAGTtttaaagttttcgttatacagtaattgataattaaattaattaaaaattacatatgCGTAAGAATCGATTAAAAGATTCAATGAGTTAAATGgaaaatttcaatcgatcataaattaatttacaaagaTTTCTCTTTCGATGTCATTAATAGACACGATCATTCAAATCCAATCTGTCGTTGACCTAACCTTAATTCCTTCGTGAAcgatcgttcttttttatttttccttttttttttcttttttgcttttttactagaaacaaaaagagattcgttattgttgtatatatataaatatatgttttttttttttttttataatccttTCGCATACAATGaatcttttctaatttaagaaagtaagtaaaaagaaatgaaaaaaaaaagaatcaaaaaaaaaaaaacaaaaaagaaaaagagaacacaTCCATCGCTTATCgatgcatatatgtacatttttaGATTTTCAGCTATATTTGTTCAAACTGTGTCACGTATCTCtgtttaattttttgaattatatGTACGAAAGATGGGAAAACATCgtacgagagaatataaagtcCGATTTCACGTTTGCGATTGTAAATAAGGTTAGAACGAATAGTTTTgcttaaataaatgaaaatacttGTTTTTCGCGGTTACAGATATAATGTACGagtgttataaatataaatacacatatatatacatatatatatatatatatgatatttatttttcattgattatgataccaatcgtagtaaaaatcttttttaatgaGTCAAAAAAATTGCAAACGTTGGATCATTTTGAtacgatctctctttctctctctttctctcgtgtaTATTATGTTCGTAATATATCTCTGTACATTATCAGTGTGTGTTTACACTGTCAGATGACCTAAGAACGTATATTATCGAGTTCAAATTGTATTTAAAAGACAGAataggaagatagaaagagagagagagagagagagagagaatttgtgTGCGCATGCGCACAAATGAAATCTCTTTTCACGCACACACGGactcgaagagagagaaactgaaTGAAAAAGGATTGGTTGGGAGGGGAGGGAGGTGTCCTCCTAGAATATCaacgatcgattttaaaaTACTAATTATCAATCGCACGAACGAATGattaagattatattttaataaacaattacaGATGGCTgctacaattaaaatattaaaaaaacaaacgttatcgagaaaagaaataatcgacATTTTGCTgataaatcaaatgaaaatgatatgtgtatgtatgtatgtatgtatgtatgtatgtatgtacgtatggaTGTGTCAACACaacaaacgaaagagagaatacaTGTGCGTCCGCGTATGCGCATATAtatggtgtgtgtgtgtgtgtgtaaaataatgaaaaagaagattggGAAAGTTGATGATGATGTTTCTCTTACACAATACATATTCACGCACATAGACGCGTtgatgcatatatattattccttttccattattttctattcatcGATGTGAATTTTGATCGTTGCTTGGCTGGCCTCTTGTTGAAAAAGGTTCAAGACTGATGGGGAAGCCCAGATCAGCGTCTCCAAAGCCGTTTCAACACGGTCCCAACAGGATTCAGACGAGGAGCTCACCGTGAACGTCCTGCCGCCCTGGCCCAGTTTTAGGCAATTTCATTTCttacgtatttatttcttctccattcttttttccgtCCATCTTCTGCTAcctattacgtatatatatacatatatatatataatataatagtgtatatatacatatacaccattttttattattaatcattattatcattattattattattattattattattattattattattattattattattattattattattattattacttttattattattattgaatttaactttattatctttacttgcCGTCgttaactattgttattatcgttgttgttattattattattattattattattattattattattattattattattattattatcattattattattgttattgtctctctctctattttatatatatatatatatatatatatatatatatacatatttatacattatattattattcctaataataTATTGGACTGcgattattaatacatatatatatatatatatatgtagagcaATTGTTTTCATCCGtgtaaatacgatatatatatatatctactataGACGAAATGATTCATATAATCGTAAGTCACTAATTACATATCCATATACACACGCattcaaataaatagataatataaatatatatatatacatacatatatatatatatatatatatatgtatatatgtacatatattatgacGCACGATTAACTCGCTCGTGGTATTTGTATGGGCATCGTATATTTCCTCTTAATCTTcggaattaaaatttattttctaaaataaataatttattaaattcgaaaagaaattatgatcACAAGATCAAAGAGATTAAGAgattaaatatcattgataCGATGTACATAAATTAATTAGTACGCtgcttatattatttatcaatcacAGCGAGTTTTGCTCTAGCTCGAAATGGTACGACTccttatttagaaaaaaaaaaaaaaaaaaaaaaaaaaaaaaattgaaaaatagaaataataataataatattataattatttaaaacgtGTATGAATGtgagtgtgtgtatttatttacatcaAACGTACCTCTTCGAGATAGCCACGTGTTTCACttcattcataatattattacataatctTTGTCATTTTAAAAAGTCACTGCAATTTTAATGAATGCTAGAGTGCTGTAATATATACGCCTTTAGGAATTTATGcgcattttttttcatcatatatatatatatatagacacacatatatatatacatatataatatactttatttAGTATTCGAAAGGAGGGGTTTTATTAAGCGATTATTAAAACTtggtatttttttcatttcgatagaataattttctttttctttttttttttttgtcttttattcacttattttttgttttttgtcttCATGGAACATGAagtcgattttattatatcctatttattattatcatatttattataatcgttaaaaacgaACATGGAAGAAGTACTGAGTTTGTGATAAACCTCGAGCATCCAATCCTTTTCGATTGATTCAACGCAATTAACGTGGGATGCATGTGACAAACACTCTAGGATTCAAATTTCTCTGTcacctatatatacatatatatatatatatatatatatatatatatttaatattttttttataattattacggtAAGGCCGCTCGAAAAATATTGAGAATGTCAGCTTTTCTAAAGTTAAAgagaataacaaaattaataacacaataatttatttctcttttttataattaaaattcaccTGCTGTGCAtgattacattaaaaaatctttcaaatatCTATCGAAcatgaagtatatatatatatataaaatatatataaatatatatatatacacacatatatttataacatgtatataaaaaagctATCACTCGGATTTATgctttttatatctctttaaaATGCACACGATGCTTGTCAGGTGCTCTTGCAATATGCAATCGCTAAATTTCTCGTAAAGCCATTCtcaaattttttcaaacggcatgttataata is part of the Vespa crabro chromosome 8, iyVesCrab1.2, whole genome shotgun sequence genome and encodes:
- the LOC124426355 gene encoding MTOR-associated protein MEAK7 produces the protein MGHGSSRSASSANILSADELTLVDNIFKSMSRSSGSIKREDIFKHWSMHLDDVLLQFVVKFLCHEPGKKVSAINGENFGRLYVFAVRGSAAERTDLIFEGFSEEEQKFEIPTATFLQYIQATINSYLRLQKNAANSHYLSWSNIGCTVNNRRINMRSRSLCEDIVKYGDVLTIDQVENWFAAAATFKTIQSHVFQCLFLVSQKKGDKNTSARINDLNLLPICKGLENIPHFPSILGLGDVLFLNLSLPHELRKEWRFLFSSQVHGESFTTMLGRITMQGATIIILQDTDDHVFGGFAPDSWRLGPTFIGNQGCFLFKLEPDILTFSSTGYNNHYQYLNLYQQTMPNGLLMGGQLNYPGLWLDSEYGTGKSSISCSTFQNYLQLSGKENFRIKHCEVWGVGPIPTVEENIRENKSVLDQDPAAKVMMELQGRKMYSEGIRDKKD